A region of the Mangifera indica cultivar Alphonso chromosome 10, CATAS_Mindica_2.1, whole genome shotgun sequence genome:
ttatcataaataatgtaagaaaaatatattttaaattaatgttaaaaaaaaatttaatcataaaatgtatattaatttatatatatatataaatatgtatatataatattatttattaaaaatatatctttaaaatgaaattatataattcatattttactttttgtttcttaattatattatttttcatgtaaaCTATTTTTATGATTAGAAATAGGCCAACGGATTATTTCTTATCCAAAGTTTCATGAAACGGAATACATTCTTATGGAgatcaataattcaaatatctattcaAAGTTTACTTTATTATTGGAGGCGATGGTGATTGACTGGTTTTATTTTAGGTTTAGGTTTTTACAGTGAAAAAGAGAAGTTagagaaaactttgaaaattttgagtaatttaattttgatatgtagtATAAGCAAAGCCAAATACGACTGTTGAATTAATAAAGaatatattagttttataaGGGCAAGTGAACAGTGCAAGTCGAGCATAGCTAATGTTCGGGATCAAATTCAGGTTTGTTTTTATCTATACTCCCAAACTCGTACTTGGGTTCAGGTTCGTTACTATAGGGTCATGTTTGGGCTTGTTCGAACAAACTCTTTTTGAATATAACCTTAATTTTCATACACCTATGAATTTTCAATTAGGAGtaagaggtaaaattgttattttattaataatattaagataaataaaatatatctcgTTCCCCCTAACCCCCCACCCAAATTATTTggaaatctaataatttttccttaggattaagttttgaaaaatttacttttccctctaaagtttcaatttttcaacaaaacttCTTCCTCTCTGATAACTAGCACTGTCTGACCATCTCCCTCCCTTATTTCGACCTCAATTTTGTTGGAGAAGACAAGTCGTTGTTTGGATTAAGACGAATCATCTTCATTTAGATGAATTGATGAGGCCGTCAATTTGGCTTTGTTAGTTGGAATCAATGGCTATGTCAGGAACCGTTGGTTAGGAGAAGACCAGAAGGTGATGAAAACATAACGAGTTGTAGCTGATTTGACAGAATGCAATGGTTGTCAATTCGTCCTTGATGCATCTTCGATTGGTTGTTGGTTGGAGCTTCTTCACATGTCATCAGAATCGTTGGTGGTGGCAGAGGGAGAAGGGAGGATAGAGATGGCGGTTGTCATTGGAGATGTCATCGGAGAAAAGAAAACCTAAAGATTTCAAGGTCgaaaagttacttttcaaagctGAGACTTAGGgtgaaatgtttatttttaaaacctaaagagaaaatgagattaatttttatatattttaatattattattaaaaaacggttttacatttatatttaataataattttaataaaaacttaggaaaaaagatgagtatttaaatttttaaattttcacaaatatatttttatcttttcaccAACCCGGGGAAATGGTCCTTTGGCCTTAGAAATATTAGTAAACATTTCTTTGAACTCACAGTTCTTGTGTTTAGTTAATCACTCTCACTTCGTTTTGGTTTGGACTTATCACttttagggctggactcgagccgagccagctcgagctcgagctcggctcggctcggttcgagcacgaaacgagtcgggctctgctcgacttgatcgagctcgagccaagctcgaactggctcagtagattttttttaaaattttttatacaaaacgacgtcgttttgatcctatatacaaaacgatgccgttttaaaatgaaaaacgagccgagccgtaAACGAGCCAAGCCAAactcgagtcgagccgagctcgaaccgaactcgagccggccataaaaaaaCCGAAGCTGGCTGctagccgagctcggctcggctcgaatccagccctaatcaCTTTCATTTCCATACAAACAGCTCTGCAGcacccaagtttaaaaaaaaaggaaaatctttATTTTGCTTCCGCCATTTGAGGGTGGAAGTGGACAGCTCTGGTTAGGAGAAGAATAATACAAATCCCAACTAAACCGAGGCATGTTACGTTCACCTAAATGGAAAATGACTAGTCCctaatgttttatattattcttaatcttatagaattattattaatgtttttgtttgtatCTATAACATTTTGATCCTTTGTTATTGAAAAAAACtcaatggtttgatttgaaccGAATTGAGGGGAGTCAAACTTGAGATTGAGCTCGCTCTGTTTTTATCAAAGTTGTCAAAGCACGACCTACTTGAGGGGAGTTAAAATCAAATTCGATTTGGTTATAATGTAGTCGAGCAAAACAAAAATCACCGTTTTGATgtgtattgattaaaataatattgttttagtcaatttatattgaatttttttagacTATGAACTTAGTGAGTCAAATATCcctcaaacttgaattcaagcttaaaaatatttaaaattttgactaaagttgaaatcaaattaatttagagaaaaaaactatttcccatccaaattttaaacAACTCTCACACCTACACGcacaggagatgaaaaaccccttTTTCCACTCATAACGAATTTCTGTTAaagggaggggtaaaatagttattttactatttctattaaaaagttataaaatttattactctcgccccccaggttttagaaactaacatttcacttttacctaaagtttttaaactttgaaaagtaacatattcacccccaaacctagggtttccatatttttttaaaactcaatcgcccccataactttcaaaaatagcagtttcaccctcattcttcaacttcatcttccaacgTTGTCTTCGACCTCCTCCTTCTTTGGTGTGACGATGGTGGTGTGATGAAGAaatcttcatctcctcatcgCATGGTATaacgaagagacgaagatctttTCCTCACATGATGCAacaaagagacagagatctcttcgtcgcaccacctaGACAGCGAAGGATGTCGCTTCGTTGTTCATCTTGTTGTCCAAACGCGACGATGAAGCGTCATCTTTCATCTATTCTTacagatctggatgacgctttgtcatccaaatctggATGACGAAGGGTCGTTTtttgtcatcctttgtagtcggagatgagagATCAATAGAATACGTCGGACGTTAATGGTGgtcagagaaggaagcaaactctaaaggtaaaatctaaattttttaaactttgaggatgaatTAAggtattagttttttaaacctagagagggaatgataaattttaaagttttaaagtttataagtaaaatgatgattttatccctgtctctaattaaaattttggacgACAGTTTGATCATAAGTGAGAAAAGGAGTTTTTCATCTTTCGTAGGTGTAGGTTTAAGAATGctctaaaatttgggtgggaaatgtgCTTTTCCCATTAATTTaagacaaatttattttatacttaattaaaCTGAGCTCAAATATGCTAAGCTTAAATCTAACCCTTCCAAGACTTTGACCAAATATTAgggattaaattaaatgatcCCCCCGTTTAGATAAAAAACTGTTTTACATCATCTCCTTCCACTTCCTatttaattttgtctttgtctcatCTCTTTAACTTCCCAAGAATCATAGCTTCGAATCACAACCTACTCCCTCACTGTTTACATGTCCGATACCAAAGATAATCCAATAGCTCACTTGTCTCATCTCTTAACTTTCCATGGCCGACTAAACCTTCAATTTTCTACTTCTCAACCACAATTATCAAGTTTTCAATTCACAAAACACTGTAAAATTTAGTGCTTTGAGTCAGAAAGTTCACAAAATTCAGTCTTTTCACACTCAAAGAACCTTCAACATGTTTAGCAGCCACATAACCAGAAGCCAAAACcacaatttcttctcttttgaaCATGGTAAAGCTTTAGCTTTCAGTGATTGCAAGCACAGTAACTTGAAGCTAGGTTATATTAATGCTGCACAGGGGGCAAAATTCAGACTCAGAAAGGAAAAATACAATTGTTTATCTGGGGATATGTTACATATATCAACTTTCGATAGTTATGGGAAACAAAAGAGGAATAGGGACTTTGTTTTGATGGCGAAATCAGCTTTGAATGTAGAGAATATGGAGTTGGAGGGAAATGAGGTAGTAAGTAGGGAAACAAATAAGTATGATGCAATTGTTATAGGGTCAGGAATTGGAGGCTTGGTTGCAGCCACGCAGCTGGCAGTTAAAGGAGCTAGGGTTTTGGTGTTGGAGAAGTATGTGATTCCTGGTGGAAGTTCGGGTTATTACCAGAGAGATGGGTATACTTTTGATGTTGGATCTTCTGTGATGTTTGGTTTCAGTGATAAGGTAAGTGTTTTGCTTATCATTTGAGTCCATCTGTTGTTGTTTATGTTGCATATTGTTTGAAGTATTTTGGAGGTAAGGTTTgaaatgatttaatttggtGAAGAGTTGTGATATGTGTGAATTTGATGAGCCTCAATGGAGTTGATTGcttaaatgattatattattaatatggtAGGTTAATTACTGATGAATTATCTTTGACTTGTTAATTATGAAGCAATTATCATGTAAAATATATTACTCCCGTTTCAAAGTCAAGGTTGTCTTTGTTGCTTTGTTTTTCTGGTAAAGTCTAAAATTGATGGATGCTTCATATGCATTGTCTTTTTAAGTATTCATTGTAGTTCAAGAAGGATTTGATGTTTAGATGGAAAAATGGCTCTTGATCCTTAATATTTAGGCTGTAACTTCTGCTCAAGTAGTTCAATTTTCCTGGTTATTTAAATATTGATCCAAGGTTGCTAATGTATTAATGCCCCTCTAGCTTTTGCATAGTACAGCTGATCATCAATTCTACATGCTTCTTGACTGCTGAAATCTCCGTGacaacctatatatatatatatatatatgtatcgaTGCCTGAAGTATAGTACTCccctttcaaaattaaaattttctttgttggtTGGTTTGTACTGGTGAAGTCTCTAAAATTGATCGATGCCTCAAATATGGTCAGGGCAACCTAAATTTGATAACCCAAGCTCTAGCTGCGGTTGGCTGTGAGATGGAGGTTATACCTGATCCAACTACAGTCCATTTCCATCTACCCAATGAGCTTTCTGTACGAGTGCATAGGGAATACAGTGATTTTATTGCAGAGCTCACCAGTAAATTTCCTCATGAAAAGGAAGGAATTCTCTCATTCTATGGAGAATGTTGGAAGGTCTGTTCTCATTGAGTTGACTGTGAGATCCTACTAgggttttaatttatttcataacttACATTTAAGAACTTTTCTACTTACTGGACAGATCTTCAATGCCTTGAATTCATTGGAACTAAAGTCACTTGAAGAGCCAATCTACCTTTTTGGGCAGTTCTTTCAAAAGCCTCTCGAATGCTTGACATTAGGTaatgatatttcttttgaaaaacatGAAGCTTATGTGAAGTGTTGGTCCTTTCTCCTAATTAGTCATGAAGGTAGAGTTAGATCCTGATAGGACCCTGTGTGCAAGGTATGAAACTGGATCgtacattggaaagtatgaacTTCTAATGTGAGATTTATATGGCTTGAgactttttaatcttaatagttagtttttaaatgtAGTTCTCCAAAGttatatcatttggtattaAAATTATCACTATGTCTTCTAGTTGTAATTGTGCAGTGTGGGTGGTAATGCTATTATTATAGTATTTGTTTGGGGCAAGTAGGGAGTCAGTGCATAGCTAGCCCATATGGGTATATTAGGATCCCAtttgcaaggtatgagacttgaatcctcacattagaaagtataaGTATCTAGTGTGAGATTTATACGGTTTTGAGCTCTTTAATTTCAATAGTTAGCTTTTAAGATGTGGTTCTCCcaaggtttatataaaatatggtttgaaattatattttcatattgtaTCTTGGATACTTTTAATAGTTTAATAGTTTGCTCTATGggaattttatttctgtttgtattttaattttgcaaTGGGTGGAAATATTGATGGAAAGAAAAGGAGGACTCCTAAACTACACTAAATTTGTACTTTCAGAAATCAAAATgtatttaaaagaaagaaaatgaaatcgtGCAATTTTTTCACGTCCTTCCTAGTTGAGGATGTGAAAAAGATtgctaaaaatatattttagtccCATCTTATAAAGTTAGTTTGGATTTTGGTTTCTGAAGGATTTAGTTCATTTATGTGATAGCACGATAGCATAGCTGGTTGATGATGGAGCAACTTATGTGGGAAAAGGTACATGTTACAAATGACTGtgatgattattttatttagattttgatCATGAAACTTAACCAGGGAAAGTGATGGCATCTATTTCCAGTTTATTTTGATGTGATTCATGCTGGTTGATCAACTGTTCTATACCATGTTGAATTATGTCTCGCTTGCTCATCTATCTTCTTGACCATTGTTATCCTTTTAAGTCACCTATATTGATCAGTACTCAAGGATTTCCTGGTCTTGGACCAATATGACCCGGTGTTGCTGTTGTCCACAGCCTATTATTTGCCCCAAAATGCTGGACATATAGCTCGGAAGTACATAAAAGATCCCCAGCTGTTGTCATTCATTGATGCAGAGGTGTGACAAAGTCATTCCCATGAACATATTAAAcattcttcaaattttatagtGTTCAGGATCTACATAAGGCCTATCCACAATCTCAGAGGTAATTTTCCTTGTGGTTTTTTGCAGTGTTTTATAGTGAGCACAGTAAATGCTTTGCAGACACCAATGATCAATGCTAGCATGGTAAgcatttcttcaatttttaagcttttttgtgcttattgatattttgttttttcacatATATTTGCACCAGGTTCTTTGTGACAGGCATTTTGGAGGGATTAACTACCCTGTTGGTGGTGTTGGTGGAATTGCAAAGTCCTTGGCAAATGGCCTGGTTGATCAGGGCAGTGAAATACTCTACAAGGCACATGTAACAGGCATTGTACTTGAGGATGGAAAGGCTGTAAGTTAGACCATCCTCTTGGATTTGTCattcatataatttgtattCTCATTTACTAATAATGATTATCTCTTATCGAATGTTAGATTTTGCTTTGTAGGTAGGGGTGAGGCTATCAGATGGAAGGGAGTTTTTTGCCAAAACAATAATCTCCAATGCTACTAGATGGGATACATTTGGTAGGACTCAGCTAATTGCTTATTACTCTAGTAGAGGCTGTAATATTCTGTTCTTTCcattattaaaaactttaattttatggtCTGTTAGGGAAGCTATTGAAAGGAGAAAAACTTccgaaggaagaagaaaattttcaaaaagtttatGTCAAggctccttcttttctttccattCACATGGGTGTTAAAGCTGAGGTTCTGCCACCCGATACAGATTGTCATCATTTTGTGCTTGAGGTACTGATTGAtttcaattagttttatttactTGGCAGCTTGAGGGTATCTAATCAGGAAAAATTCATATGAAAAGAACTTTATTTTCTTCCCTTGATTCTTAGGATTGCTGGACAAGATTAGAGGAACCTTATGGAAGTATATTTTTAAGCATACCAACTGTTCTTGATTCATCACTTGCTCCTGAGGGGCGCCATATCCTTCACATATTTACAACTTCTTCCATAGAAGATTGGCAGGTAAGCTCAGTGCTGcaagtaaaatttcaaattacacATGATAATCTCTGCATCATATTTGTATgttctataaatttaaatgaaaattctGAGGTGCATCTGATTGTACTAGGGAATGTCTCAAAAGGACTATGATGCAAAGAAGGAACTTGTGGCAGATGAAATAATTGGCAGATTGGAGAAAAAATTGTTTCCTGGGCTTAGGAAGTCCATTGTTTTTAAGGAGGTATAATTCACGCGCACATAATGGTcagtaataataatgaattgaCCTTGCAGTTAAAGAGAATACAAAATTTCCATTCGATGCACGTAAATCTCCATTTAAGGATTATatgtttttctctcatttttagTTTGTACAGCATATTGTATGTCAACTTCATTTTTCATCGTTGCAGGTTGGGACACCTAAAACACACAGGAGGTACCTGGCTCGAGATAAGGGTACCTATGGACCAATGCCTCGTGGAACTCCTAAGGGCTTATTAGGAATGCCATTTAATACAACTGTAAGTCAATAGAAATGTCTTTGGCAGtccttaaatatttaaaacttactGAAAAGTCATGACCTAACAATAATGAAATTTGCAGGGTATAGACAATCTTTACTGTGTTGGAGATAGTTGCTTTCCAGGACAAGGCGTTATAGCTGTTGCTTTTTCAGGAGTAATGTGTGCTCACCGAGTCGCAGCAGATATTGGTAAGGAGCCTTcttcttttagtatttttagtgcatcaattttgaatttgtaataTAAGAAGTGGAATGTTAAGAATGGCATGTGTACTGTCTAAATGGATACTGTTAATCTATCTGTTCATGTCTTCGGATAATGGATGACATTTTGACCTAACGATTCTTGTCAACTGGGATTCGAATGTTGccttttctttatcatatacAGGGCTTGAGAAGAAGGCTCCTGTATTGGATGCTGCCCTTCTCAGATTACTTAGTTGGTTAAGGACATTGGCTTGAGATATCCTACGGGAAATACAACGATTCAACTTGATTGTTACACGAGACAAATATTTGCTTGGTTCCTCGATACAACTGTGGATATTAAGCAATATTGACTCATTGAATCATGTCTTTTATACTTGTAAGGCtgtaaataattatacaaaaagcTTTTGAGTGATCTACATGATGATctatatattgattttgttgCTTACTTGGttcatgtttataaaaaaattgatgtcaTATATGAGTGtcattagattattttatattcgaTGCATGTGTTTAcaccaattttttctttcttttctaatcgtttatggatttttttttttatatatgtgatCAATATCActtcttttcattatttgattGGATTGAATTGGGGGCGTGATTATGGGAGCAAAACATCATAAACACTATGATATTCATATGTAAAAATACCaagattatatatatcattaggTTATAATATGCATTGTAAAACTAAAATAGGGTGTTTGGAATAAGTTATTTTCATTAGTGGTTCCTTCACTTTGATGAGAATTCATGAGGCCAAATAATGTTTCAACGATTTGTATTTGTGTACAATTTAGATGAGATCAACCTTTTGACAAATATCATTCCAGTCCCACCATTTTCAGGTTGGAACACTTGACTCCTTTAAGCAAGATAATATCGTATTTGAAGCCCAACAATTTCACGGAGTTCAAAACCACCATTTCAAATACCAAACACAATTTACTTTATACAAcccaaaagttttaaaaacttcattCAACCCCTTATGTGTGtgattcataattttttgttgtatTGGTAGTAAATGGATTCATAAGTACTatataatcaatcaatcatccattcacaaattaaaattgatctTTAGTAAGATATCTTAAccactaaaataacaaaaagtcaGTGAAAGACACAAACTTGTCAATAATACGATTATCTTGTAATCACATTCTTTCATAAATCTATATTTTATCAAGATTgagatataaaattaatgtttaccatagaataaattttgatttattttatctaatttttgtaaTAACAATCGAATAACATTAGATTGAATGACAACTAGTCTTTTGTACGAAATTAACATTGTCATTTGTCAAATTGAGATATCTACTTTGTACTTAATATCTTATTTactataacttttatatattttttaacgtAACCAATTACTATTGTAACTTAAGACTTTTTTTGGTAAGTTTAACTTAAAGATTATATTGGACTAATGCCAAATTGTATAGATAGATGCACAAGATGATCTTGTAATTTGAAGTCGAAGGATccataacaaaaaaatttgtttattatgataaaaaagggaaattattaattttggccaaattacccatacattaagcaaaaatgcctaattttcctattcttaacaaaaataccctaaactttttttaaagtaccaaaattacccttcaccacatctatataaaccctctcactcttattacatacACTTTTCATCTCACTCAgacactcactctcattttcatttttactcaatatcaattaatacGGGTTCgttcagaaaaaaaaagttcgtatttctgaattcgaatcgaaaaaaggCTATTCacgaaaaaaattatttatacgaaacttaacctaaaaacttaattttatttgttaaatctagtttatatgtcatgtaaagggggcacttgaatattagataataatatagaatgcaatgttagataaatatatggggtattttgatattatataatatataaaggatttaaataacatgttaagaatagataggtatattttgatacaagacaacatacaagggtgttaaatatagtgttagataattatgaggggtcaaataaaatattataaaaatatgaggggcattttgatattaaacattttaagagcattataaatgaaattttaggaatagatagatgtaatttgatataagacaacatacagGGGTGGTAAATtcaatgttaggtaattatagggggtaacaaataatattaaaaaaatatagagggtattttgaaattacataatacatgaaagatttaaataataggttaagaatagatagatgttttttgatacaagagatcataaaatggtgttaaatgaaatgttaaataattatagggggttaaatgaaatgttaacaaaaacatgggggtattttgatatttcaaaatatatgaaggatttagaaacatgttaagaatgagtagatgtattttgataataggaaacatacgagagcattaaatgaaatattagataagtacggagggttaaatgaaatattaaaaaatataggggtattttgatattaaacatagtaagaaagctttaaatgaaatgttaagaagaAATacatagatacattttgatacaagataacaaaaaaagttgttaaacaaattattagataattatgggggtttaaatattagaaaaacataaggggtattttgatattaaacattataaaaacgttttaaatgaaatgttaagaacaaatagatgcattttgatacaagataacatacgaggatgttacataaattattaaataattatagaggttaaattaaatattaaaaaaatatgagggtttttttgatgtaataactttagtgtgaataatttctttatttcatatttgttggaatgagttgtttgagcatttctttattttatctcatgtttgatagtaacatcact
Encoded here:
- the LOC123228115 gene encoding prolycopene isomerase, chloroplastic — encoded protein: MFSSHITRSQNHNFFSFEHGKALAFSDCKHSNLKLGYINAAQGAKFRLRKEKYNCLSGDMLHISTFDSYGKQKRNRDFVLMAKSALNVENMELEGNEVVSRETNKYDAIVIGSGIGGLVAATQLAVKGARVLVLEKYVIPGGSSGYYQRDGYTFDVGSSVMFGFSDKGNLNLITQALAAVGCEMEVIPDPTTVHFHLPNELSVRVHREYSDFIAELTSKFPHEKEGILSFYGECWKIFNALNSLELKSLEEPIYLFGQFFQKPLECLTLAYYLPQNAGHIARKYIKDPQLLSFIDAECFIVSTVNALQTPMINASMVLCDRHFGGINYPVGGVGGIAKSLANGLVDQGSEILYKAHVTGIVLEDGKAVGVRLSDGREFFAKTIISNATRWDTFGKLLKGEKLPKEEENFQKVYVKAPSFLSIHMGVKAEVLPPDTDCHHFVLEDCWTRLEEPYGSIFLSIPTVLDSSLAPEGRHILHIFTTSSIEDWQGMSQKDYDAKKELVADEIIGRLEKKLFPGLRKSIVFKEVGTPKTHRRYLARDKGTYGPMPRGTPKGLLGMPFNTTGIDNLYCVGDSCFPGQGVIAVAFSGVMCAHRVAADIGLEKKAPVLDAALLRLLSWLRTLA